Part of the Juglans regia cultivar Chandler chromosome 14, Walnut 2.0, whole genome shotgun sequence genome, CAATTTTGCGATTATGTTCATATTTGATTTCAAGAATACTGTttcatcattctttttttttggcttccATGGCTATACTTCTTTCATTCTAGTACACTTCTTTGATGCTACATTTGTCATGATTTACTTTGATATATTGTTTGCTGTTTATAGTTGACGTGGGATTGCATCACAAACAAATGTCCTTCACAAAATCGAacaagagtaatattagatacaagtCCTAAATGTAAAAATGCGGGATCCATAAAGAAAAAGTGAGCTTTTTGCACTTTTCCATGGTGggattatctttttttataaaaggcttGTGCGAGACTTGTGTATTTAgagtttgtatatatcattgAACAAACATGCCTTTTTTTCATGTTGATTACATCCTGAATAATGCATGATGCAATGTTTGTattaaaaaactagaaaacatGCAACTTtgtgtaatattttattgacaAAACATGATAAGAAAGAAAACCAATATCTACCGACATGGTATATGAACTTCAGACACATTATAAATCTTAGACCAACAACTACTGAACGAGCAGATTCGACTCTCACCAAACCCAACAAACAAAGATTAAAGAAGTATATGAcatatgaaagttgaaacaaCAAATTGAATGACTTTTACAACCTTCCCTTTGACACCCAACATGACAACCAACCGAATTATAACCATATTGCCCCGGTCCTGCTTCCATTTTCTTCCAGATCAGGTCGCGACCTGTTGACCTTGAAGCTGACGTGGACGCAAGTATACGCGGAGCCCGTTCTTCATGAACAGCGTGAGAGACATCTTCTGCTCTACGCGGTGACCGGGAACGGGCGACAACCGGTACCTCAGAAGCACAGCAGAAGCCACAGACTTCATTTGCAGATAAGCCAAGTCCTTCCCTAAGCAGGTCCTTGGTCCGGCATTAAAGGCCACAAATTTGTAGCCATCTTTTGGCGGTTCGAACCGGTCTCCCTCCGCGGAGAGCCACCTTTCCGGTTTAAACTCCATGCAGTCCTCGCCCCAGATAGTCTTCATCCTCCCGACCGAGTATATTGAGTACGTAACGGTCGAACCGGCAGGTACGAAGGTTCCGTCCGGTAAAACATCGTCCGAAACGACGTACTTGAAGTCCTCCGGCACGGATGGGTACAGTCTCAGCGTTTCGGCCAATGCGGCTTTCAGGTAAACTAGCCTGTCAGCCTCGTCGAACACCAGAGGTTCTTCGATCCATTTCCGGTGGTCGTCGCCGCGTGTTTCCTTGAGAACCGTCGATATCTCCTTGATGATGTTCTCCTCAACTTCAGGGTGATGCATCACGAGCCAGAAGAACCAACTCAGAGCCACCGATGACGTGTCTCGCCCGGCGAGGACGAAGTTCAGAGCGATGCGTTGGAGGACGGACATCGGGAAGGGGTTCCCGTCGACGTCACGCTTGTTCATGAAGCGAGAGAGCAAGTCATCGGACGGAGATTCCTTGCGAGCCGCGATGGCATCGTTCATGTAATTCTCGACGACTTGAAGGCTTTCTTTCAATCTTCGCTCCGTACCAATGCAGAAAACTTTCTCAAACCTCCATAGGAAACCCGGGTAGAGAAGCCGTTGGAGAGTGGCTTCGGTGGCCGTGTCAAAGGCTATGGCAAACGGGTTATTGGGTAGATCCAGAGAAAGCGTTTCTGGGTCTTTCCCGAATGTGAGCCCGCATATGTTATCGAAAGTCAAGCGGAGCAAAAGGTCCTGCAAATCCACTGAAGTGTTATCTTTAGCAGCTTTGTCCAAAATATACCAGAGGCGCGTCCTGATCGTCCGGTTCACCCACCGAGCCATGGCTTGCCTCAGCGTCCGGGTGGTGAACTCCAATGCCGCTGTTTTGCGTTGAATAAGCCATGTTTCGCCGTCGCTGTTGAAAATCCCTTGGCCTAGCAGGTCGTGGAAAGCGGCTTGCCAATCCGGTCCTTTTGGATAGTTCTCGAACCTGGTTCGTAGGACGTGCTCAATGTTCTTTGGGTGACAAGTAACAGTGAAAAACCCTTGCTTGCTAGCCAAGAAAGGAAAAGGCATGGTGCAAGTTTGGTACGTGGCTGAACCGCCGGTTGCGCGAAGGTTACTAGCCATCCAGTCGTGGATTCTACTCCGGTTCAGAAAGAGAGCCGGGAGGCTTCCCACGACCGGCCATACCTTTGGACCGGTGAGCTTTTGGGCTAGGAGATAGAACCAGAAGAGATACGCTGACGCAGCAGCTGCTATGCCAAAGAGAATAGGTAGGGTCTCCATGCGAGCTAGCTAGGGAGGATTAATGAAAGATTGTATAGCTTAGATTGATATATATGGACTGCAAGAGAAAGATCGAGAGATAGTGTTATATATAGATTGCACATAATATTGAAGATGTAGGAGGAGTTGTTGGGAAATTTGGACCGTGCATGCATGGGTCGCTGTTTGGTTGTTGACTTGATATATAGAAAAGTTATGCACAGTgctgataatatataatatacacgaAAAGCATCCAAACatgaatttgttattttagtttctCTACTAATTATTTCTAGTCACCTAAGTAGGTGAAGCTACACTCATTATCTTACCGATTTAGCTTTCCTAAATATCTAGATGTTCTTTCCTATTGGtaatttaatttacaaaactaGATCATGCAACGTTCCTTTTCTGGTTTCAGTTTAACTCCATGGTTCCTGCAGCTTCCCTTAAGTACGAGCTCTGTTATACGTATCTGATAATACTGCCAGTAAGGTTAGATACAATACTTTCAAGatgtttctttgaaaaaaatcaaattcactaaaaaataattgattttttcacatgaattctatatttttccTACATTTTGTTTGCAGGGAGTTAGCCGCGATCTGTCACAGTACTCCATTGTataaattacatgtttttaagtAGTATACAAATGTGAAACTTCTATATAGCACGACtcaataccatatatatatatatatatgatcttttcacaaagaaaaactactagctagctagcaactGTGTTCAAGGATATACAATCAACTTTTAGCAATcacataattaattttgtagtGATCTTCTAATTAGCACAAATTGTTACGGGGGAAAAAGATCACAACTAGTTGGGTGATCGTGTCATATATCATGTCTAGGGTTATAAATCGTGCACACTCGGTACTCCCCAAGTAGCTAGTCATGTACTTTTTGCAACCAttctttcataattatttttcgtGAATTGGTGGACTAACTATTaagaatactatatatatatattaatcttatttGCCTGCCCAACAATATAATGGGGATTGGCCCTTAATTTGGGATTTACTGATAGATTTAATTGATCTTTATATAGCGTATGTCTATGAGATCAGGTGCAGTAGTATAGTTTTACCTAACTATAGCAAGACTATCAATTCCTTCCTCATCTAGCTTTACAAAGCAGCcctcctttctcttttcttgaatttcttgcTAGctgacccatttttttttcctgtttgagagagagagagagagagagagagagagaggatcaaGGACAATAATTAGTTAGAGATGGTGTACCCGCAATGAGAAAAAGGGTTTGTTGCAAAACCTGGAAAAAAAGAGATCGAGTGCATGATTTTGTAAAGctatttgaagaaattagagatGATAAAAGATTATCTGTGGGCCGGAGGAATTTATAATTGCACATTGACTCTCTTGTGAGTAAGTAGTTCTGAGTCGAAAGGAAACGTTGCAGTGAAGAAATGAAACACACATGAAAACTTAGGGTACGTACGTAACCAAACCTACCCCATGATTTCTGCACTCGATCGCTCGAGTATATATCGTATAACATCTAACTCTCTGGTTGCATTAttgcaaaagagagagagaaagaagaagaaggaaattgttatttacatcatatatatatatatatataaactgagtCAAACAACTTAGGCATCCATATCACGTCCATGCACATTGATTTGTcactctttttaatttatatgttcAGTTTTACTAGTATGTACGTCTACAACCACCACAACCATATAGTGTACAATTTCGGCTAATTCGTGCCACATGGCACTGGCCATGTCGTGGCGGCTGACATTGTCAGTTCATCTCTCATGGTATAATATCCCATTGACTTTActtctcaattaattttaagatttaaaatggTAGAGATCGTGATGAtgtatataagaaatatataagttttacataatatatattgagtatttaatattgcttaaataattaattattaagtagttataaatattataacatcCACTTCATGATATGTCTATCTGatctattctatttttaagttctAAAGTTCATACAAAAACgctttaatttagaaaaattgaatgcactagaagggggaaaaaaaaaaattagaagaagagCTTTTGGGGCTCATATATAtaagggtgtaaatttaaactggaAAATCAAAAAACCGATGGTCTAGATGAGACCGAACCGGATCAGTTCTTGTAATGTAAAAACTAGCCGGAACCAGtccatttgtttgatcatatgctattaatataattatatataaaataatataattataaaataaaattttaatcttaaaaataaaaatttaattgatcatatattatatagctatactaatatataatttatcactaatactaatatataactatactaatagtctaatattaatactattatatagtctaatatattagattatattatattaaatgtattacaaatatatatatatcaatgattcaatatataatcatacccaaaagaattatagtactattaaaaaagaaattttagttattgtattatgtattttcaaatttcaagatgatttgttgaatcaaaagtttttactgagaatagattgtaaatcagcaaatgaagttttgattaaaaatgtgaaaaacctagctgctaagaaaatatttgttagatggcaagctatattaagtattttttttttattttgatattgaacatattaaaggagaatataattctcttcctgattttctatctCGAGAATTCTTACAGGAAAAATCATGTCAACCTcaaattatgaccctcagatTATGTGATTTCAGAAGATTACTACTTTCTCAAATTAGTCAGCATGACAGATTGAAGTTGTCAGGAATATTATCTCCCCAGAAGGGCAAGGTGAAGGATAGGGAGGAGAAGGTGGCCGCAGCCTTTTAATTGGTTAGTAAACCCTGTGACAATAATATGTGCTGCTTGATGAtcattttttctattacttttatgaaaatcaataaTTGGAGATGCAGGTGGAGAATGTTGAGTTTGAAAAGACTaaggaatttcaaaaaaaataattgaatcgGTGTATActaatatgaatttataaaaatgatgggttttcttaatattttgcagAACATAATGCCAGTTTGGTAAAAGAAAGACATCAAGTAATTTTTGGAGATCAGACATGTGTTGAATTtcaatagtttaatatagactatagtatattaaatgtattacaaatatatatatatatcaatgattcaatatatatattatatagtctatatatatatattacaaatataatataaactatagttatacttataattaatatagttatattaaatcacaaaaagtttataactaatactaatatatagtttatagctaatactaatatataactatagttactatattaatagtctaatattaatactattatatagtctaatatattatatagctatgctaatatataagtctataactatttaactaatactaatagactaatagtttattataggctatagttatacttatactaatgtagttatactaaatcattacaactaatactaatatataattatactaatagtctaatattaatagttaatactattatatagtctattagactatagtatattaaatcaattttccaaaccatcaaaaaaagttttaattgccattttaaaaaaaaaacacattgaaaatattaactcaataggaaacgacgccgtttcccCTATAACTAAACCCTGATTCCTGAAGGATTATTCTCCCTCCCATCTCGTTCTATGTCATTCACTCTCTCGTCAACTCACGGCTCACTCTCTCGTCTGCGTCTTTGCCTCGCAGCATCTCCCCATCTCACTCTCGAGTCTCtcgtctctcaactctctcgtctctcactctctcttctctcaactctctcgtccTTCTCTCTCTACCGAGTTTGCCCAATGCCCCctcaaaggttttttttttaaattacatactaggctttttgtgattgagttttgtgatattgagatttttgtgattgggttttgtgatattagggtttatgAATctgaaatttaggattttttgtaattgtgtttattattatgtttgtgatattagggcTTTGTGATTGGGAttgtgaaattactttgaaattatgatagacgatatttgtgatattagggttttttgaATCCGGAATTTActttgattgggttttgtgattgggtttgtaaaattgtgttttgtgattGGGGTTGTGAAATTACATTGATagggttttgtaatttttctacttGAATAACATCTATCCTGTTTAATGTTTATCAATTAGGGTTGAGGATTTGAATAAATTGTGAAGGCTCAACAattaaactagttttttttttcttcttataaacagatttttaaCGATAAACTgtctaaatttcattttaaaaaaaatcgaaaaatccaATCGGATCTAACCGGAAACCGATAAAACtagaagtaccggtttaagagggtaaccggtgcgtaattggttttgaaaaatgtaaaatcggtacatacaggttcagtcctagattttgtccaaaatcgaaccgaaccggaccggttacacccctacatatATACTATTTGGAGAGTAAATACAAGTAGGCCGGTTAAGACAGcccatttggattgagagatgagatggtttgtaaatagtagtaaaatttatgaattaaaatttgtgaatagtagtaagatgctTTGAGATGttatctcaacccatctcttAATCCAAACCGGCTCATAATTTTACTATTTGGAGAGTAAACGCGAGTAGGCCGGTTAAGAAGATGAGTTAAATGTTGTGGATGTGTACTTCTCTTCTAAAATATCACCTTAGTAATTCAGGCCGAAGAAGACTGCAATTTATAATTAGCTGTCAATATAAATTTGAAACCGATTAATTATGCTGAATGATTGTTAACTCCTGTTGTTTGCGCTTTTGTGGATGCATGGGATCTTATTTATGAATTCAGGGCAAAACTTGGATTGAAACTCCTTATAATTCATGTCCAAATTCTAAGGACTAGATTAAAGAGATCAGAGACAAACGCAAGAGTATGGACCCtatgatataattaattgaacCTACAAAAGTATTGACAAATGTTATAGCTAGCTATGgtctatatatgcatgtttatcaTCCTTTCATGAATTCCAAGGTTATTAGAATTCGAGTGGAATTAATGATAGGGTATCTCAATCCATATAACTTAATAAAGTGTCCCAATCAATCTCTTATGTATGCTCTTTCTCTATGTACTCTTTAATCATACCAAAGCTTATACCGTACTAGAGTTAGCTAGTTCCTAATAACTTTtaaagtctcgtttgtttttattgatgaaatgagttgaaattaaagttaaaagttgaataaaatattgttagaatatatatttttaatattatttttattttgagatttgaaaaagttaaattatttattttattttgtgtgagaatttaaaaaagttataatgattagatgaaatgagatgagatgaaatgagttgagataaattgtgaaagcaaacaaaaaattgCTCAATTAGGATAAACCCGATTACAAACATTCGATGTCTATTTAAGATAGAGTAATCTTAAAtctttattctatattttataattcatagTCGCATCGTCggatataacatattttaagtgGTTTTATAAGTCAACTATTTAAATGagaaatcacttaaaaaaatattatatattaaccaATGTTATCgaaaaaaatagagttcaaGACgaagaataaaacattttatgtaaaatttcaaataattagtAAGAATTCAATGTTTCCCACCAATTAGCATTGTTCACTATTCACTGAACTGTACTGTACCGTGCACTGCTGGAGGGCTTTGGGCTCCTTATTCTAACGAGGCATAGTAAACGTCGAACTAGAGTTGGACCCATTTACATATATCTCTGCCTGTTTTGATGCATTCAGCCCCAACTAATCCAGCCTTAGCTAGCCCATGAGTGGTCTGCACAAGATGAGCAAAGGTTGTAGTGATGTCTACGTGTTGAATTGGCAGCCATGTATAGCTGCTTACCGCTGACGATGAGCCCTCTCATCTTTTACAGAATTTTCCTCGTAAAATTAGTAAccccaagaaaaaagaaaaaaaaacagagacaaTCATCATCAGGATAAGACACTTGTGGAGAACTCGTGCTACAAACACTTCCATTCATTTCTCATTCGCATTCAACGCCTCATGTTCACTTGACCAGAGCCACAAATGGATGTAATTTACGTATAAAACATCCTCCGCCTCCCTTCCTGATCTGTCCAATTCAACTATTACAAGGTCTGCAGTAATCATATCTCCGACAGAAAACAAAAAGTGTTAAGATGGCTTCTTTAACAATGGCTTTTGCTCCGGCAGTGGCAGGAAGAGTGTTTGCGGCAACGGAAGCGAAGGGTGCCGGCGGCAGCAAGAAGGAGAAAGGGCCTTTCGACTGGATTCTTGGTGGGTTGCAAAAGGAGGATCAGCTGCTTGAGACTGACCCAATTCTAAAGAAGGTGGAGGAGAAGAATGGAGGCACTGGCGCAGGTGGGCGAAAGAACTCTGTGGCCGTCCCGCAGAAGAAGAAGGCCGGTGGTTTTGGAGGGCTCTTTGCTAAGAACGAATAAGAATCTTTTGGGATATTTTTCTGGCATTTCTATCACGTACGCCATGCATTTTTCATGTCAGTTCTTGCTTTCAATCTTTGGTGATTATGGAATGCTTAAATTCTGTCTATTTCTTTGAATTCTGAATATCTAAAGATCGTCATTAATTCACTTTACGACAGATGCCCAGATGCATGGTAATTAATCTGTGACAACTTGGGGGCtgattttgtcttctttttttttcgcCATAATTATGACTAATTCCTAGAatcaagattttctttttcttgggcaAGTTTCCAAGCGCGAAATCACActtgtttcaaaagtttaaagCCTTTTGAAATTTGGTCAGTCTAAGTCTAATTTTAACTTAAATCTCAcgtcaaaatatttaatttttaaattattaaatttatctcaactaaaAACATCTTTACATTTTGTatccataacttttttcaacttaacacctCTTTATAGACCTACCaccttttttcaactttccataaaaatacatctaaactcattttaggtggaTCTCACAAAATTCACTttactatctcaactcactattatttataaagacctcaactcatctcaatttagcttaacatccaaacgagatctaaataaatagaaataagtaaatttaataattgacaTTTATCTTAACACTTTCAGTCATGTGGATTAGATGTCTCCTCAATAAGTAGATAAgaacgtgaaatatttaattaaatataataagtgTATAGTCGAGATTTGAAGTTAACCTGATTTTGGTACCATGTGTAATTTATCTCCAAAAATGTAAATCATTGATATTTGTCATAATCAAAATGGATAAGATAGCCAAAGCGCTACAGCCTACAATAGACCAGTATAATATAATTCACTCATAAACTCCAACATGCCTCCCGTCAAAACAGAAACACAGCACTATTTCTGTCAATAGGCAAGATCAAAATTGGACAACAGCCGGTAAATTGGGAAAAACATGGTAGGCACCGTATGACTTGTTTtacaatatttgtataatttctcACTGTTTTGCATGCTTGAGCATCAGACTTTCGAAAATTGCATGCTTGATCACAGGCCAGAAGTCCAAAAACCTTACACCGGAAATATGAGATGGCTGGCTTTCCTTTTCCTCACCCCCATCCCCTGATATgtaaaatgcaaaatatatttgcataatatgaccttGAATTTGACTGTATTAAATTATGCATCTCTATAATTTTAcatagttatgaatagtatttcAACATTTTTAGAGATATACTATTCactcttttattaattttttttctctctcctcccactgtCTCTGActctcacaacctttttcactTCTCCCTCCTCCAACAACACTAGAGAACCTTCACTTTCACATTCatcttcatttcattattataatatattatatttttaatataatatattaaaaaattatattttattattaatgtcaaatatatATGGTGAGTGCTAAttgcaaaatacataaaaaaataattttaagaaaaaaataaataataatattttattattatttggatcGAATATGCATAATACAATGTGagatttttcttgatatgcaaaatcaatctccaaaaaatatgattttgtatatgcatattgagaaaccAATATCAATCCTCTTATTGTCTTCAATAGCTTGATCAcaggaaataaaattatatgtacaaATCAATACAACAACGTTTGGACAAGAGCAACTTTACAACTGATTGCATATACGTGAGAGTAGACAGGATGGAACTACCCATCTTTCGAATTTCATCACTGAAATCGAATTTCTTCCTTTGATCAGAACATTAAACATGGATtccaaacccaacaaaaatagaatataataattggg contains:
- the LOC108980314 gene encoding cytochrome P450 86A1, with protein sequence METLPILFGIAAAASAYLFWFYLLAQKLTGPKVWPVVGSLPALFLNRSRIHDWMASNLRATGGSATYQTCTMPFPFLASKQGFFTVTCHPKNIEHVLRTRFENYPKGPDWQAAFHDLLGQGIFNSDGETWLIQRKTAALEFTTRTLRQAMARWVNRTIRTRLWYILDKAAKDNTSVDLQDLLLRLTFDNICGLTFGKDPETLSLDLPNNPFAIAFDTATEATLQRLLYPGFLWRFEKVFCIGTERRLKESLQVVENYMNDAIAARKESPSDDLLSRFMNKRDVDGNPFPMSVLQRIALNFVLAGRDTSSVALSWFFWLVMHHPEVEENIIKEISTVLKETRGDDHRKWIEEPLVFDEADRLVYLKAALAETLRLYPSVPEDFKYVVSDDVLPDGTFVPAGSTVTYSIYSVGRMKTIWGEDCMEFKPERWLSAEGDRFEPPKDGYKFVAFNAGPRTCLGKDLAYLQMKSVASAVLLRYRLSPVPGHRVEQKMSLTLFMKNGLRVYLRPRQLQGQQVAT
- the LOC108979263 gene encoding uncharacterized protein LOC108979263 encodes the protein MASLTMAFAPAVAGRVFAATEAKGAGGSKKEKGPFDWILGGLQKEDQLLETDPILKKVEEKNGGTGAGGRKNSVAVPQKKKAGGFGGLFAKNE